A genomic stretch from Helianthus annuus cultivar XRQ/B chromosome 1, HanXRQr2.0-SUNRISE, whole genome shotgun sequence includes:
- the LOC110893543 gene encoding serine/threonine-protein phosphatase 7 long form homolog produces the protein MNFECHPGPLDASVLFLDKNHRAFEVFKNPTAYDEPINIRRSDRSFWQYMKENPVGGRVEGLIHAAGFSGILQIGYKYVDHSLITALVERWRLETHTFHLPFGETTVTLQDVNVLWGLTIDGLPISGADTGMSMYTVRDKCQLVLGFTPEEADVRGKRVKSSRVLQQITSDFSENEASDKDCIFRARQIIFYLIGCTIFPYNANHLIDVKFLDFLVDLPACSGYSWGSAVLAHLYRNLCNAAAPNAIAITGPVALLQVWVWERFRCFALAVEGKLNVYRCFYTLPENI, from the exons ATGAATTTTGAATGTCATCCTGGTCCTCTTGATGCATCGGTGTTGTTCTTGGACAAGAATCACCGTGCGTTTGAGGTATTCAAAAATCCAACAGCGTATGATGAGCCAATAAATATTAGACGATCAGATCGATCGTTCTGGCAGTATATGAAAGAAAATCCGGTTGGTGGAAGGGTAGAAGGTTTAATACATGCAGCAGGATTTAGCGGGATACTGCAAATTGGGTACAAGTATGTAGACCACTCATTAATAACTGCGTTGGTTGAGAGGTGGAGGCTAGAAACTCACACGTTTCACCTTCCTTTTGGAGAAACGACTGTGACATTACAGGATGTCAACGTGTTGTGGGGGCTAACAATAGATGGGTTGCCTATTTCTGGGGCTGACACTGGTATGTCGATGTATACTGTAAGAGACAAGTGTCAACTGGTGTTGGGGTTTACCCCTGAGGAAGCTGATGTGAGGGGCAAAAGGGTTAAGTCCTCCCGAGTTTTACAACAAATAACGTCCGATTTTTCTGAAAATGAAGCATCAGATAAAGATTGCATTTTTCGTGCACgtcaaataatattttatttgataGGGTGCACAATCTTTCCTTATAATGCAAACCACCTgattgatgtcaaatttttagatTTTCTCGTAGACTTGCCCGCATGTTCGGGATATAGTTGGGGCAGTGCTGTGTTAGCTCACCTTTACAGAAACCTTTGTAATGCTGCAGCACCTAATGCTATAGCCATTACTGGCCCAGTTGCGCTTCTACAAGTGTGGGTTTGGGAGAGGTTTCGTTGTTTTGCTCTTGCT GTAGAAGGGAAGCTTAACGTGTACAGATGTTTCTACACATTACCTGAGAACATATAG